One genomic segment of Chelonia mydas isolate rCheMyd1 chromosome 1, rCheMyd1.pri.v2, whole genome shotgun sequence includes these proteins:
- the LOC102941689 gene encoding olfactory receptor 52R1, which translates to MSDSNTSDFPIPSTFILLGIPGLEEAHIWISIPFCVMYAIAVLGNFTILFIVKREPSLHTPMFYFVCMLAVTDILTSTSTMPKMLSIFWFNSREISFSACLTQMYFVHSFSGMESGILMAMALDRYVAICHPLRHSSTLTNSVVVKIGLAMVLRSCILALPYPFLVRRLPYCRTNIIPHTYCRHIAVVNMACADIHINSYYGLFNLFSMIGMDVFFIAVSYIQILWAIFRLPTKDAQLKTFRTCISHLCAILALYIPDLFSSFMQRFGHNVPHHFLVLFANMYLLVPPMLHPIIYGVRTKQIWGRLVRLFTHKEN; encoded by the coding sequence atgtcagattccaacacatcTGACTTCCCTatcccctccaccttcatcctacTTGGTATTCCTGGCCTAGAGGAAGCCCATATCTGGATCTCCATTCCCTTCTGTGTTATGTACGCCATAGCCGtgttggggaacttcaccatcctgttcatcgTGAAGAGGGAGCCCAGCCTCCACACGCCCATGTTCTATTTCgtctgcatgctggctgtcaccgACATTCTCACGTCCACATCCACAatgcccaaaatgctgagcatcttctggttcaattccagggagatcagTTTCAGTGCCTGCCTTACCCAGATGTACTTCGTTCACTCCTTCTCAGGGATGGAGTCTGGAATCCTCATGGCCATGGCTTTGGATCGTtacgtggccatctgccatcctCTGAGACATTCCTCAACCCTGACAAACTCTGTTGTGGTCAAGATAGGCCTGGCCATGGTGCTTCGCAGTTGCATACTTGCATTACCCTACCCCTTCCTGGTGAGGCGGTTGCCATATTGCAGAACAAACATCATCCCCCACACCTATTGTCGGCATATAGCTGTGGTGAACATGGCCTGTGCTGACATCCACATCAATAGTTACTATGgactttttaatcttttctctatGATAGGAATGGATGTGTTTTTTATAGCTGTGTCCTATATTCAGATCCTCTGGGCCATCTTCCGTCTCCCCACAAAGGATGCTCAGCTCAAAACTTTTAGGACCTGCATCTCTCATCTTTGTGCCATCTTAGCTTTGTACATCCCAGATTTATTCTCCTCTTTCATGCAGAGGTTTGGCCATAATGTGCCCCACCACTTCCTTGTTCTCTTTGCCAATATGTACCTGCTGGTGCCCCCCATGCTACACCCCATCATTTAtggggtgaggaccaaacagatctGGGGCAGGTTGGTCCGGCTCTTTACTCATAAAGAGAACtaa